From Leifsonia sp. fls2-241-R2A-40a, one genomic window encodes:
- a CDS encoding GntR family transcriptional regulator, which produces MIDEGKPIFVQIAEQIENDIIDGVYPAETQVPSTNEFAAFYRINPATAGKGVNLLVDEGVLYKKRGIGMFVSDGARERLVAKRRDAFSDQYLRPLLVEAAKLGIDPDQLTRMIHTAAQPAVQTRGVRA; this is translated from the coding sequence ATGATCGACGAAGGCAAGCCGATCTTCGTCCAGATCGCCGAACAGATCGAGAACGACATCATCGACGGGGTGTACCCCGCCGAGACCCAGGTGCCGTCCACGAACGAGTTCGCCGCTTTCTACCGGATCAACCCCGCGACGGCGGGCAAAGGCGTGAACCTCCTGGTCGACGAGGGGGTCCTCTACAAGAAGCGAGGAATCGGCATGTTCGTCTCCGACGGAGCGCGCGAGCGGCTCGTGGCCAAGCGGCGCGACGCCTTCAGCGACCAGTACCTCCGCCCCCTGCTCGTCGAGGCCGCCAAGCTCGGCATCGACCCCGACCAGCTCACCCGGATGATCCACACGGCCGCCCAGCCGGCCGTCCAGACGAGAGGAGTGCGCGCATGA
- a CDS encoding amidase, producing MADLHELTALALWQELQTGRVSPRELASHYLDRIERLNPELGAFVTVTRERALQRADEVAERVPKTAPLWGLPSGDKDLWMRAGVPTGFGSRAMADFVPETSDEIVETLDEAGAVSLGKTNAPEFGLPAYTESLAAPPARNPWNPERGAGGSSGGAAAAVAAGMLPFAPGSDGGGSIRIPAAACGLVGLKPSRGLVPAGSGIASLAGLVVDGPIARTTTDAALLLDGMIAKRNGRIDHHYTLRAPYDDDGPFLGTAVRGEGRYQLGVMTTSAWDGAYDIAIAPEATDALAAAVDAFASLGHGVEETALEPDDTYAPAFRTIWQAGAARIPAEGEVLDLLEPLTAWLVERGRALSARELSEALSTLTAYERSFIRQLSSFDAVLTPAMAMTPRPIGWYDQQDGERNFEQQVQYTPFTSMLNVTGLPAIVLPVSQTDDGLPMGVQLIGRPGGERTLLSLATQLERRIRWADRRPPVW from the coding sequence ATGGCCGACCTCCACGAGCTGACTGCACTCGCGCTCTGGCAGGAGCTCCAGACGGGGCGCGTCTCGCCCCGAGAGCTCGCCTCGCACTACCTCGACCGCATCGAGCGTCTCAACCCGGAGTTGGGCGCCTTCGTCACAGTCACGCGGGAACGCGCCCTCCAGCGCGCCGACGAAGTCGCCGAACGCGTCCCGAAGACCGCACCGCTGTGGGGGCTCCCCTCCGGCGACAAAGACCTGTGGATGCGCGCCGGCGTGCCGACGGGCTTCGGGTCGCGCGCCATGGCCGACTTCGTGCCGGAGACCAGCGACGAGATCGTCGAGACTCTGGACGAGGCCGGCGCCGTCAGCCTGGGCAAGACGAACGCGCCGGAGTTCGGGCTTCCCGCCTACACCGAGTCGCTGGCGGCTCCGCCCGCCCGCAACCCGTGGAACCCGGAGCGCGGCGCAGGAGGGTCGAGCGGGGGAGCCGCGGCCGCGGTGGCGGCGGGGATGCTCCCGTTCGCCCCGGGCTCTGACGGCGGCGGATCCATCCGCATCCCGGCCGCGGCCTGCGGGCTGGTCGGTTTGAAGCCGTCGCGCGGTCTCGTCCCGGCGGGCAGCGGTATCGCCTCCCTCGCTGGGCTCGTCGTCGACGGCCCGATCGCCCGCACGACGACGGATGCCGCCCTCCTGCTCGACGGGATGATCGCGAAGCGCAACGGGCGGATCGACCACCACTACACGCTGCGCGCGCCGTACGACGACGACGGTCCGTTCCTCGGCACGGCCGTGCGCGGCGAGGGTCGGTACCAGCTGGGCGTCATGACGACCTCCGCCTGGGACGGCGCCTACGACATCGCGATCGCGCCGGAAGCGACCGACGCGCTCGCCGCGGCGGTCGACGCGTTCGCGTCGCTCGGTCATGGGGTCGAGGAGACGGCGCTCGAACCGGACGACACCTACGCACCGGCCTTCCGGACGATCTGGCAGGCGGGCGCGGCGCGCATCCCGGCCGAGGGAGAAGTGCTCGACCTGCTCGAACCGCTGACCGCGTGGCTGGTCGAGCGGGGGCGCGCCCTCAGCGCGCGCGAGCTCAGCGAGGCCCTGTCGACGCTCACCGCGTACGAGCGTTCGTTCATCAGGCAGCTGTCGTCCTTCGACGCCGTGCTGACGCCCGCGATGGCGATGACCCCGCGTCCGATCGGCTGGTACGACCAGCAGGACGGGGAGCGCAACTTCGAGCAGCAGGTCCAGTACACCCCCTTCACGTCGATGCTCAACGTGACCGGCCTCCCGGCGATCGTGCTGCCCGTGTCGCAGACGGACGACGGCCTTCCGATGGGCGTTCAGCTGATCGGCCGGCCGGGCGGGGAGCGGACCCTGCTGTCGCTCGCCACCCAGCTGGAGCGCCGCATCCGCTGGGCGGACCGCCGTCCGCCGGTCTGGTAG
- a CDS encoding aminotransferase class V-fold PLP-dependent enzyme: MSDREAYGPALDDAVSLAGRWLGGVREESIPPTADVDQVKDGLGRELPDRGPGAPEVLRRMAEAIEPGLMRIGSPRFHGWVMGGVQPVSLGADWLVSAWDQNTGLRTVTPGVVAAEELAAAWLNDVLGLPTTAEVGFVTGATVASLVGLVAARDEVLRRAGWDAAAQGLAGGPRIRFLVGAERHGSVDSSGLVAGLGRGRVVEADDQGRMRADALRAALAEGSGPAIVCLQAGNIHSGAFDPLGELTDIAHEAGAWVHVDGAFGLWAAAAPGLRHLTSGLERADSWATDAHKTLNVPYDCGIAAVADAEALHRAVAQHAAYLASSADVADPADRVLELSRRARGLPVYATLAQLGRDGVAELVQQLADSAQVIADGIRAIPGAEVLNDVVYTQVCAAFGTDERTRAVGAALLAGGDALASPSVWHGRAVLRFSVSNWLTDAAEAGRTVAAVRRAVEAAG; this comes from the coding sequence GTGAGCGATCGGGAAGCGTACGGCCCGGCCCTCGACGATGCTGTCTCGCTCGCCGGGCGCTGGCTCGGCGGTGTGCGCGAGGAGAGCATCCCGCCGACGGCCGATGTGGATCAGGTGAAGGATGGGCTGGGGCGCGAGCTGCCGGACCGGGGTCCGGGGGCGCCGGAGGTGCTGCGGCGCATGGCCGAGGCGATCGAGCCGGGACTGATGCGGATCGGGTCGCCGCGCTTCCACGGCTGGGTCATGGGCGGTGTCCAGCCCGTGTCGCTCGGGGCCGACTGGCTCGTCTCCGCATGGGACCAGAACACCGGACTGCGGACGGTGACCCCGGGTGTCGTCGCGGCGGAGGAGCTGGCGGCCGCCTGGCTGAACGACGTGCTCGGCCTGCCGACGACCGCGGAGGTCGGTTTCGTGACGGGTGCGACGGTCGCCAGCCTGGTCGGCCTGGTCGCCGCGAGGGATGAGGTGCTCCGGCGCGCGGGCTGGGATGCCGCCGCGCAGGGGCTCGCCGGGGGGCCGCGCATCCGATTCCTCGTCGGGGCGGAGCGGCATGGATCGGTGGACAGCTCGGGCCTCGTCGCGGGCCTCGGACGCGGCCGGGTGGTCGAGGCGGACGACCAGGGCAGGATGCGCGCGGACGCGCTGCGGGCGGCGCTCGCCGAGGGCAGTGGCCCGGCGATCGTGTGCCTGCAGGCGGGGAACATCCACTCGGGCGCATTCGATCCGCTGGGGGAGCTCACCGATATCGCGCACGAGGCGGGGGCGTGGGTGCACGTCGACGGCGCGTTCGGGCTGTGGGCCGCTGCCGCGCCGGGCCTGCGGCACCTGACCTCGGGTCTCGAACGCGCCGACTCCTGGGCGACGGATGCGCACAAGACGCTCAACGTGCCCTATGACTGCGGGATCGCGGCCGTGGCCGACGCGGAGGCGCTGCACCGGGCGGTCGCGCAGCACGCAGCGTACCTGGCGTCGTCGGCCGACGTCGCCGACCCGGCGGACCGCGTGCTGGAGCTGTCGCGCCGTGCGCGCGGGCTGCCCGTCTACGCGACGCTCGCCCAGCTCGGACGGGACGGCGTGGCCGAGCTGGTGCAGCAGCTCGCCGACTCCGCGCAGGTGATCGCGGACGGCATCCGCGCGATCCCCGGGGCCGAGGTGCTCAACGACGTGGTCTACACGCAGGTGTGCGCGGCGTTCGGGACCGACGAGCGAACCCGCGCGGTCGGCGCGGCGTTGCTGGCCGGAGGCGACGCCCTCGCCTCGCCGTCGGTGTGGCACGGACGGGCCGTCCTGCGGTTCTCGGTGAGCAACTGGCTGACGGATGCCGCGGAGGCCGGGCGAACGGTGGCGGCGGTGCGTCGCGCGGTGGAGGCGGCGGGCTGA
- a CDS encoding alpha/beta fold hydrolase, with the protein MLGAGLLSLLAWWAVRRVGVAYARAVVAPRPGALTRIHSSTDTTVTLEADRRTLHRGQFGLWFGSAGHAVVGPAKAHDRTTGTVTRELLTVSGDLASARRGHWTAHVHPDPASLRRCHREIGLEVAGGTAPAWLIEPSEPGRPAPVWAIHIHGLNTTRVTVLRSVPATDALGIPSLVVSFRGDGEAPDAPGGVSALGQTEWEDVEAAIAYALDHQAQRIVLVGWSLGGAIALQLAERSVHRAAIDRLVLVGPVTDWRAAIRHTAVDQGVAGWAAPLAIRALGDRRMSARAGLPEPIVFDRLDWVRPGRLAVPALVIHSDGDRVVPFSSSVMFAMANPQLVRLVELPPAEHGWEYNVDPAAFNRAIIDFLQAPRDG; encoded by the coding sequence GTGCTGGGCGCAGGGCTGCTCTCGCTCCTCGCCTGGTGGGCGGTGCGCCGCGTCGGAGTGGCCTACGCGCGAGCGGTCGTGGCGCCGCGCCCGGGAGCGCTGACGCGCATCCACTCGAGCACCGACACCACGGTGACGCTCGAAGCCGACCGGCGGACGCTTCACCGGGGGCAGTTCGGTCTCTGGTTCGGGAGCGCCGGTCACGCCGTGGTCGGCCCGGCGAAGGCCCACGACCGGACCACCGGGACGGTGACGCGCGAACTGCTCACGGTCAGCGGCGACCTCGCGTCGGCGCGGCGAGGCCACTGGACGGCCCACGTCCACCCGGACCCGGCGTCGCTGCGGCGGTGCCACCGCGAGATCGGGCTCGAGGTGGCCGGCGGCACCGCGCCGGCCTGGCTGATCGAGCCGAGCGAACCGGGACGTCCGGCTCCGGTCTGGGCCATCCACATCCACGGCCTGAACACCACGCGGGTGACGGTGCTGCGGTCGGTGCCCGCCACCGACGCCCTGGGGATCCCGTCGCTGGTCGTGTCCTTCCGGGGCGACGGCGAGGCGCCGGATGCGCCGGGCGGCGTCTCCGCGCTCGGGCAGACAGAGTGGGAGGACGTGGAGGCGGCCATCGCCTACGCACTCGATCACCAGGCACAGCGCATCGTGCTGGTCGGATGGTCGCTGGGCGGCGCGATCGCTCTTCAGCTGGCGGAGCGCAGCGTCCACCGGGCCGCCATCGACCGGCTCGTCCTGGTCGGCCCCGTCACGGACTGGCGTGCCGCCATCCGGCACACCGCGGTCGATCAGGGCGTCGCCGGCTGGGCGGCCCCGCTCGCGATCCGGGCACTGGGCGACCGGCGCATGAGTGCGCGTGCCGGCCTCCCCGAGCCGATCGTGTTCGACCGGCTGGATTGGGTGCGGCCGGGCCGGCTCGCGGTGCCGGCCCTCGTCATCCACTCGGACGGCGACAGGGTGGTCCCGTTCTCGTCGTCCGTGATGTTCGCGATGGCGAATCCGCAGCTGGTACGCCTCGTCGAGCTGCCGCCGGCCGAGCACGGCTGGGAGTACAACGTCGACCCCGCGGCGTTCAACCGGGCCATCATCGACTTCCTGCAGGCGCCGCGCGACGGGTGA
- a CDS encoding ABC transporter ATP-binding protein codes for MSAAPAPTSIAPAVQVSGLTKRFGSFTAIDDVSLTIKPGRVHGLLGRNGAGKTTLMQLITGQDFATRGDIHVFGEKPTENARVLQNICFIKESQRYPDDFQPKHVLRSAPWFFENWDAEFAEQLVDEFRLPLNRRIKKLSRGQLSAVGVIVGLASRAPLTFFDEPYLGLDAVARQLFYDRLLEDFAEHPRTVVLSTHLIDEVANLLEHVIVIDRGRILMDEDAETLRTSASTVVGPRSAVDEFVRSREVIHRDGIGGLASVTVAGLGPSDRAQAAAAGLELAPVSLQQLIVRRTDVRETGIEQTA; via the coding sequence ATGAGCGCCGCCCCCGCACCGACCTCCATCGCACCCGCGGTGCAGGTATCGGGCCTGACCAAGCGGTTCGGGTCGTTCACCGCGATCGACGACGTCTCCCTGACCATCAAGCCCGGCCGCGTCCACGGGCTGCTCGGCCGCAACGGCGCCGGGAAGACCACGCTCATGCAGCTCATCACCGGGCAGGACTTCGCGACGCGCGGCGACATCCACGTGTTCGGCGAGAAGCCGACCGAGAACGCACGCGTGCTGCAGAACATCTGCTTCATCAAGGAGAGCCAGCGCTACCCGGACGACTTCCAGCCCAAGCACGTGCTGCGCAGCGCGCCGTGGTTCTTCGAGAACTGGGACGCCGAGTTCGCGGAGCAGCTGGTCGACGAGTTCCGCCTCCCGCTGAACCGCCGCATCAAGAAGCTGTCCCGCGGCCAGCTGTCCGCCGTCGGCGTGATCGTGGGGCTCGCCTCCCGGGCACCGCTGACGTTCTTCGACGAGCCGTACCTCGGTCTCGACGCGGTCGCCCGGCAGCTCTTCTACGATCGGCTGCTCGAAGACTTCGCCGAGCACCCGCGCACCGTCGTGCTCTCCACGCACCTCATCGACGAAGTCGCCAACCTGCTGGAGCACGTCATCGTCATCGACCGGGGCCGCATCCTGATGGATGAGGACGCCGAGACGCTGCGCACGTCGGCGAGCACCGTGGTGGGACCGCGGAGCGCCGTCGACGAGTTCGTCCGAAGCCGCGAGGTCATCCACCGCGACGGCATCGGCGGCCTCGCCTCCGTCACCGTGGCAGGCCTCGGCCCGTCCGACCGCGCTCAGGCCGCGGCCGCCGGACTGGAGCTCGCACCGGTCTCCCTCCAGCAGTTGATCGTCCGCAGGACCGACGTCCGTGAGACAGGAATCGAGCAGACCGCATGA